The Fibrobacter sp. UWB16 sequence TTTCAATGACGTCGCCCGGCAAAATCGGGTCCGTAGCCACATTGATAGGAATAGCCTTGGGCGTATCGCCACGCCAGACCTTGACCTGGTTCCAGTTACCCGTTATCGTATTCACGCCACCCGAGGAGATGTAATCGATTGCATGCCACGTGGGGTTATAAGCGTAACGTCCGATGTAGTTCACGGCACCGCCCAGGTACACATACAGTTCCTTCACAAAGAACTCAATTTCAGTATTCGGCTCGACATACGTTGTCTTCATCTCGGCAAACGTCAGCCAGCGCGGTTCCTTGTCCGGTTCACGCACGCACACGGCCTTATAACCGTAGTTGTGCATCCTGTTGGCACCGGCAAGGTCAAAGTAATCCTGGAGCGTTCTATCCGAGCGGTGGGCAACGCTAGTCCTGTATCCAGGAAAAATGAGGCTCACGTTATCTCCAAGCGGAACAAACGGAATGTAGACCTTGTCACCTTGCTCAAGCATGATGTCGCTATCAAAATCACCATTCATCGTCATGGTATTGTAATTCACGTGAATCGTATCCTTGCCACGAATCACCTGCACATCTTCTTGGTTTGCATTCGGCAAGAGCCCGCCAATCGCGCGGATGAAATAGCTCAGACGCGTCTGCGGATCGATAACATGCTGGCCAACCATAGTCAGAGCGCCCATGGCATTAATGCGGAACTTCTTGAGAGCCGCAAGCTGCACAAAACAGTATTCACGCTTGTAACGCTTGGAAACCAAGTCGAGAATCAGCTTCTGTGCTTCGCCAAAGGTCTTTCCGCCCACATGCACGGCGCCGCATTCCTCGACAGCCACATTTCCATCCGGATACACCTGGATAGAGAGATACTTGTCTTCGAGCATCAAGTCCAAAAAGTCACCCGGACCGATGATGTAATTTGAATCCACAGCGACTTCGGAAAGCATCGGCGTCAGCGATGCAGCACCGCGCGTAGACGATCCATCACCAAGAACGAGGCTTTTCGCAGCGGTCGAATTGCCAAACATGGAATCCGATGCAAAGGCACAGATACATGCCAAAAGAATACAAACAAGAAAAGAGCGCATATAACCTTTCTACAGTTTAGAAAAAGGATGACAAGTTACCTAATTATACAAAAAAAAGGCGCGGCATATAAGCCGTGCCTTTTTTAAAGACCGTTTTTTGATCTTAGTTAGCGGACTTGCCTTCGCCTTCGACCATGTCAACAGCAGCGTCAGCCTTAGCAGGTTCAGCAGCCTTCTTAGCCTTAGCAACGATTTCGTCTTCGACGAGACCGATAAGAGCCATTTCAGCAGCGTCGCCGGCGCGGTTCGGGCCGAGCTTCAGCACGCGAGTGTAACCGCCGTTGCGGTTAGCATAACGCGGACCGATCGTGTTGAACAAATCCTGGAGAACCTTCGGGTCCATCACGAAGCGAGCTGCTTCACGACGTGCAGAAAGGTCACCCTTCTTTGCGTAGGTAATCATGCGTTCTACACAGCTGCGCACAAGCTTAGCCTTGTGGAGAGTGGTACGCACATAGCGCTTGTTCTGATCCGTTTCCATGCCCTTCTCGAGAATAGAAGTCGTGAGGGCGCGGAGGATGGCACGCTTGTGTTGGGCGTTAACACCCAGTTTCTTGTTTTTTACACCGTGTCTCATGTTTAATCCTTCAAGTAATCATCGACGTCCATGCCAAAAGAAAGGCCCATCGACGTCAACACCTCGTTAAGTTCAACCAAGGACTTCCTACCGAAGTTCTTGTATTTGAGCATATCGTTTTCCTTGTTGCGAACAAGCTCGCCAATGGTATGGATGTTTGCCATACGGAGGCAGTTGCTGGAGCGAACGGAAAGTTCCAGATCGTCCACGCGCATACGGAGGAGGTTAGCGATACGCTGACGTTCTTCATCCATTTCGAGTTCTTCAGGAGATTCGAGATCGCCTTCGAAGTTGATGAAGATTTCCAAGTGATCCACAAGAAGCTTTGCAGCATATGCAAGAGCATCTTCCGGGTCAATGGAACCGTCTGTTGTAATTTCAAGTTCCAGACGGTTGTAGTCCGTCTTCTGACCAACGCGGGTATCGCTGATGTGCATTGCGACTTTCTGAACCGGGTTGAAGTTCGCATCCATGGCGATAACGCCAATCGGAGCGTCCTTGTCCTTAAGTTCGTCGGCAACAACATAACCACGACCGCAGGAGATCTTCACGTCCATCGACAAAGAAGCATTGCCGTTCAATGTCGCAATGTGAACATCCGGAGTCAGGATAGTGACATTTGGATTGTCCATAAAGTCCTTGGCCGTGACTTCGCCATCACCGGACATGTCCAGGTGAAGGGTTTCATCATGATCAGACAGGAGCTTTACACGGATGCTCTTGAGGTTGAGGATAATGTCAGTGACATCTTCCTTCACACCCGGAATCGTCGAAAATTCCTTGTCAACGCCTTCGATTTTCACGGAGACAATAGCCGCACCCTGCAGAGAGGAGAGGAGCACGCGACGGAGAGCGTTACCGAGGGTAATACCCCAGCCACGTTCCAAGGCTTCTACGACAAACTTGGCGTAGCGGCCATCTTCGCCGGTTTCCACTTTCTGGAAGCTGCGCGGCATCTGAAGTGATTTCCACATCATTGGCGATACCTCTTTGGATTAAATTCTTCTCTTCTTTTTAGGACGGCAACCATTGTGCGGAATGCCCGTCACGTCTCGAATAGAGAGAACTTCGAGGCCCGCATTCTTGAGAGCGCGGACGGCAGATTCACGGCCGCCACCAGCACCCTTAACGCGAACGTCCACCTTGCGCATGCCGAGATCGAATGCCTTGTGGGCAGCGGTTTCAGCAGCGAGCTGGGCTGCAAACGGTGTGCTCTTGCGGGAGCCCTTGAAACCGGAGTTACCCGGAGAACCCCAAGCGACAACGTTGCCACGAGCGTCGGTGATAGAAACGATTGTATTGTTGAAGGAAGCGAACACGCAGGCGATACCCTGGATGTCAATGCGCTTCTTGCCCTTCTTGATCTTGACTTCTTCAGCAGCAGCCGGAGCTTCAGCAGCGGCAGCAGCAGTTTCCTTGATTTCTTCTTCAGCCACGATGATACTCCTTACTTCTTCTTGTTAGCCACAGTCTTCTTGGGGCCCTTACGTGTGCGGGCGTTGGTGCGGGAACGCTGACCGCGGACCGGGAGGCCCTTGCGGTGGCGGATGCCGCGATAGCAGCCAATGTCCTGCAAACGCTTGATGTTCAAGGTAACTTCTGCGCGGAGCTGACCTTCCACAGAGTATTCATCTTCCAAAAGATGACGAATCTTACCTTGTTCTTCTTCAGTCAGGTCGTCACACTTCTTGTTCTTGTCA is a genomic window containing:
- a CDS encoding polysaccharide biosynthesis/export family protein, yielding MRSFLVCILLACICAFASDSMFGNSTAAKSLVLGDGSSTRGAASLTPMLSEVAVDSNYIIGPGDFLDLMLEDKYLSIQVYPDGNVAVEECGAVHVGGKTFGEAQKLILDLVSKRYKREYCFVQLAALKKFRINAMGALTMVGQHVIDPQTRLSYFIRAIGGLLPNANQEDVQVIRGKDTIHVNYNTMTMNGDFDSDIMLEQGDKVYIPFVPLGDNVSLIFPGYRTSVAHRSDRTLQDYFDLAGANRMHNYGYKAVCVREPDKEPRWLTFAEMKTTYVEPNTEIEFFVKELYVYLGGAVNYIGRYAYNPTWHAIDYISSGGVNTITGNWNQVKVWRGDTPKAIPINVATDPILPGDVIEIPKNHYESFKDFTLFMASLLSVVSSAFIIYVNYK
- the rplQ gene encoding 50S ribosomal protein L17; this translates as MRHGVKNKKLGVNAQHKRAILRALTTSILEKGMETDQNKRYVRTTLHKAKLVRSCVERMITYAKKGDLSARREAARFVMDPKVLQDLFNTIGPRYANRNGGYTRVLKLGPNRAGDAAEMALIGLVEDEIVAKAKKAAEPAKADAAVDMVEGEGKSAN
- a CDS encoding DNA-directed RNA polymerase subunit alpha, producing MMWKSLQMPRSFQKVETGEDGRYAKFVVEALERGWGITLGNALRRVLLSSLQGAAIVSVKIEGVDKEFSTIPGVKEDVTDIILNLKSIRVKLLSDHDETLHLDMSGDGEVTAKDFMDNPNVTILTPDVHIATLNGNASLSMDVKISCGRGYVVADELKDKDAPIGVIAMDANFNPVQKVAMHISDTRVGQKTDYNRLELEITTDGSIDPEDALAYAAKLLVDHLEIFINFEGDLESPEELEMDEERQRIANLLRMRVDDLELSVRSSNCLRMANIHTIGELVRNKENDMLKYKNFGRKSLVELNEVLTSMGLSFGMDVDDYLKD
- the rpsK gene encoding 30S ribosomal protein S11 translates to MKETAAAAAEAPAAAEEVKIKKGKKRIDIQGIACVFASFNNTIVSITDARGNVVAWGSPGNSGFKGSRKSTPFAAQLAAETAAHKAFDLGMRKVDVRVKGAGGGRESAVRALKNAGLEVLSIRDVTGIPHNGCRPKKKRRI
- the rpsM gene encoding 30S ribosomal protein S13, with amino-acid sequence MARIAGVDLPKNKTVEYGLTAIYGVGLFTANKVCAQLGIDKNKKCDDLTEEEQGKIRHLLEDEYSVEGQLRAEVTLNIKRLQDIGCYRGIRHRKGLPVRGQRSRTNARTRKGPKKTVANKKK